The Ascaphus truei isolate aAscTru1 chromosome 12, aAscTru1.hap1, whole genome shotgun sequence region GCTAATCGTGGATAATTTGAGCCGTTGAGCAAGCTATACGATCTAGTTAAAAACGCAAGTCATCGATCAATATTGTTAGTATTCGTCTTTGGGGGTTTGGAAGGTGTTTATTTCTTGGTTCCCTAGATGCTGTAAGTAAACCTGGCTTTCAGGGCAATAAGGCAgtaatgtctctctttctctcacagacATATTTCTTGCCAGTTATCGGTTTGGTCGATGCAGAGAAACTGAAGCCTGGTGATCTTGTGGTGAGAATTTTAAGCATTCATATGCATGGTTAACTGGTGGGTTTAATATTTCAGCTGCCTGATGGAATATTTGGGGGAGGGAGTTGTATGGGATTGTTATTCTCTGTGCACCCCATGTGCTGTGTATTTGAGACTTCTGTGTCTCCAGGGAGTGAATAAGGATTCCTACCTCATCCTGGAGACTCTTCCAACAGAATACGACTCTCGTGTGAAGGCCATGGAGGTGGATGAAAGACCCACTGAGCAATACAGTGACATAGGTGGTTTGGATAAACAGATACAGGAGGTGAGATTTGCAAGTCTGGGTGCTGGTGTATGGCTTTGCATTCACTTCTGACTAACTTGAAAAATATGTTACATGTGCTCTGTTTCCGTAGCTTGTGGAAGCTATTGTGCTGCCCATGAACCACAAGGAGAAGTTTGAGAACCTGGGAATCCAGCCTCCAAAAGGTGTGCTCATGTATGGCCCCCCTGGAACAGGCAAGACCCTCCTGGCCAGAGCTTGCGCTGCACAGACTAAGGTAAGAGGTGACTAAAAATGGCTCCttagagaagggagaggaagCTGCCGTGCCCCTGACATTTGTCCTCTATCAGGCCACCTTCTTGAAGCTTGCTGGCCCACAACTGGTCCAGATGTTCATCGGAGACGGAGCCAAATTGGTCCGGGACGCCTTTGCATTGGCCAAGGAAAAAGCCCCATCTATCATCTTTATCGATGAATTGGATGCTATTGGTACAAAAAGGTCAGTTTTAGCATTTAGGGTATGGAGGAAAGGTGATGGGTTGGCTCGTTTACCAAAAGCATTTGTAACATAGTGGCCTCCAAGCAGGTAATGTTGGGTGTCCGATACCAGGACACAATTCAACATTTAATGACATGGACGCAAAAGCCACCCTACTTATCAGGGAATACGATATAAAGAAGGTTCAGATGTTTTACTATAAGTTGGGAAAGAACTATGGTCCTTATCTGCTCACAATATTTGACTGGTTGGTGGTTCATTAGTTGTTGGGAGCGCTGGTGGACAGTCTGTCTTTACAGAAAGCGGTTACCTTGTTGTGCCTCACAGGTTTGACAGTGAGAAGGCTGGAGACAGAGAGGTGCAGAGAACAATGTTGGAGCTTCTAAACCAACTGGATGGTTTTCAGCCCAACACTCAagtcaaggtaaaaaaaaaaagctccacTGACGTACGTGATCAAAAACCTTAAACCCGTGCCCAGGGAGGTATCCTTAACTCCTTCACTTCACTAGGTGATTGCTGCTACAAATCGTGTGGACATCCTGGATCCTGCACTGCTCCGCTCCGGGCGTCTGGATCGAAAGATCGAATTCCCAATGCCCAACGAAGAGTCTAGAGCCCGGATCATGCAGATCCACTCCCGCAAGATGAATGTCAGGTATGGAAAACACTAGCCACATGTTCACCCCTGCAGGTCACTTCACACCGACTGCAACTATGGGAAGGAATTCCTTTTCACCCTTGGTAAGTCACACAGTGACAGATGATACAAATGGGCCCTTGGGTTGACCAGCTTTAAGGCCATTCACTGAACATCACAAGAGAATACAAGGGGTTCCCATAGCCCGATTGCAGTGTATATCCTCAGTCGATAACCTTCTTGGTCACTATTCACCATGGTGCTGTGTCACTGGATCATGGCGTTACTGTTACTAATCCAACATGGCACCACTCCTCATGCAGGAGTGGCAGAAATATAAAATACTAAATACTTAGGAGCCcgtgtttttgtttggggggggggatacccTGCTGCCACTCCACCCGTTATCTGCTCTGTCACcatgtatgtcagtgtgtatctGCCGCACCTGCATGCGtgcgcactgccgctctctctgccGCGCTCTCCTGTCAATCAGGTGTCATCACTGCGCACAGCtccagtgggggaggggggggtgacgacATTTTAGGCGCCCAGGATTTCTCCATCCCAGCCATAGCCTGTAACATGTGATTGATTAACCTACCTCACCCTGCACTATAGACAATGCCAGTACCTGCACACAGCCTGTTCTCACACACCCCACTGTATAATGGACCTATTCACCAATGACGCTTATTAATctcttctccccccgcccccgagTAGCGTGTGCCTGTAGCGTGTGCCTGTAGCCTGTGTTTTATAAACACAGCGCTTTGCTATCAGCAGACGGAGGAGATGAGGTTAATTCTTGGCTGTTtctgcccctcccccgcagcccTGACGTTAACTACGAAGAGCTCGCCCGCTGCACAGATGACTTCAACGGCGCTCAATGTAAAGCCGTGTGTGTGGAAGCGGTGAGTAttctgccgggggggggggagagagattctgcctgtgagggggatgggggggtagcagtgtgtgtggaAATGGTGAGTATTCTGCCTGTGAGGGGGGGTAGCAGTGTGCGTGGAAGTGGTGAGTATTCTGCctgtgagggggatgggggggcagtAGTGCGTGTGGAAGCGGTGCGTATTCTGCctgtgagtgggggtgggggggcagtagTGCATGTGGAAGCGGTGAGTATTCTGCCTGTGAGTGGGGGTAGTAGTGCGTGTGGAAGTGGTGAGTATTCtgcctgtgaggggggtgggggggcagtagTGCGTGTGGAAGCGGTGAGTTTTCTTcctgtgagaaggggggggagttCGGCGTAAGATGAAGGGTCTGCTGAACGGTGTCCCGCTCTGAATTTATGCAGGGAATGATCGCTCTGCGCAGAGGGGCCACGGAGCTGACACATGAGGATTACATGGAGGGAATTTTAGAAGTCCAGGCCAAGAAGAAGGCCAACTTGCAGTACTATGCTTAGACCACAGGTCAATAGGCGGCTCAACTGCGTGTGGTGGCCGGACTGTGTGGTGACCGGACTGTTCTGTTTGTTTTATGTTGCAGGAAAAAATAAACCAAACCTCTTTAATTGTACACTACGCTCTCCGAGTGAAATCCTTGTCTCTGTTCCTTGTGTGATTCCTCACCGTTATATCCCTGCatcaggcgtggccaactccactccgcaacgaccaccaacaggtcaggttttcaggatgtccctgcttcagcacaggtggctctgtcttCTGATttctgctgaagcagagataatgaaaaccggacctgttggtggctcttgaggagtgGGGTTGGCCTCCCCTGCCCTACATCCGTCAGTTCAGCCTCGTTTCTCGCGTGGCCGCTCTGGTGTGCCGCCATAGAAATAGCCATGCTCGGGAGAAGAGATGAGCCGGCCGTGCAGATCACTAGGGGGTGAAACGCGTGTTGGGTTAGTCAGTATTCAGACGTCACTACTGACGGTCGCATTGGTGAGAGGTCTGAGTGCAGGAGATCTCGGGCAGCATTCTGTCCCTGGGAAACAACTCGTGCAGCGATCTTGTGCAAGGAACAGATGGAATGTTATCAGGCCCCCTGTCCTTCCCTGGGGGGGTTTAATTCTGCATTGGTGGAGTGGCATGTGTTACAGGGTGACTAATGAAACTGTACCAGCAATGGTGGTTTTGAGTATTCCAATATCAAGATCAGGAGATGTTCTGACCAAGTTACTCTAGTGAATACCAGCTTCCTGGGTATTTTTGGCTTAACCATCCCATCACTGACATCagtggacactttttttttttaatcatggtATTGCACTCTCTGATATGTTCTAATCAGCAAAAAGCCTGTTTGTAAGTACCACTCTTACAATGATATAAGTATCTTAAAGTtgagtcttaaagctgcagatcaaacaatatcctacatgtggttaaaaaaaaaaaataaaaaaaatcagctctgtaatttgagaaaatacttgtggcatttaaaaaaaaaaaacctgacattttttaatgtattataatgtaacaatcctgtttgtttctatagcaaccatttacaaagtcacatccccttcctcttctgaaacaaactggcacacccctttttgagccctgccccccctctagcagcgtaccaattgtatctagtgactgcctggtcacatgatcttccccacagaactgtgcatctttggtcctcttctgctgcactgacagccatttagtgaacccccgaaccAAATCTTTGcctatcgatcacaggagaactgatcgatcggcaacttaattATTATTGCGTGGATTGTACACACattaaaggtgggggggggggggtggacacgGCAGCttagactgcagctttaactaagTTACTGTTTTGCCATTCATCACTTTGGGCAGACTGCCCCCTATTAAGCCACTGACGCAGACACTGCTGGAATCGGTTACACAAGCCGTGTAGGCTGAATATAGGCGTCTGTGCAGTTGATCAGTCATGTACACCCTCATGGTTACTATTCGCGATCATTTCCAATTACCCCTATTACTTGATTGCCTAAATGCACACCGTGGCCAGTTTATACACTCAAACGCCCTCACATGGCACGTCTACTCACTgcagctgtttttattctttagtTCACGTTAATAGTTTTACCCTTTATGGATCATTTCACATAGTTTTTATAGCTCGTTATTAGCAGCACCTATAATGCCAAGCGCCTGCTACCATTTCATTGTCTGGTCTCACAATTTGGCTTTAGCCCTTATTCAGTTTTTGCTGCAGGTTAGGCTTTAACTCTAGATATACGGATTATCTGCCTCTATAGAACACCAATATGGTTTTCTTCTAATGTGACGTTGTTGGCCTAAATGGCCACCTTCCTTACTTAGAGTGCACCAACAAAGCAGATCCCCGTTCTCTCCCTAACACATGTTACATCGGCAGAAGGCTGGAGCTTCAAATCCACCAGATCCTTGGCTCATAGATCCTCCCCTACTGTGACAGGGAAGTCGGGATAGAGAGAATAATCTATGGGTTAGTAAAATGTTgggttcaattttttttttttttttaagacccaGACCTGCCTTTGTGACACTCTCCTGTGCGTCTCGTTAATAGTTCCCTTATCTCCATCCGCACAATTAAGGAAGAAAATGCAGGAGCCTCTGAAATGTGCTTTTGGATCCGATGCATGTTGGGGCTTCTAGGAACATCTCATTAATCCGATGTTGATTGTCCCTTTCTGTACAAGTGGGAACCTGTTGATAAATATTAGCAAACTCCttttgattggggggggggggggggggcagcaggtgTTACAGGTAAATGTTCTTTGCGTACCAGCAATATAACCTCCAAAAATGCGTGCAGAGATTCCAAAATCCTCATCAAATTGCAACATCCTTTTGTGTTGCTTTGCGTGCAAACAAACATTACTGCCtgaaccaggggttctcaactccaggcctaacaaccctcctcccccccccccccccccccacaggtcagattttcaggatatccctgcttcagcacaggtggttcaatgaaAGACTGAGtcacatgctgaagcagggatatcctgaaaacctgacctgttggtggcccttgacgattggagttggctacccctggttatAGAGAATGTATTTTTAGCTTAACACTGTGTAGTGTTTATTCATGTTATGGGCTAGAAAAGATTCTCATCGATCTTTGCTGCCAGGGACCTGAAACGCATTGCGACGCTGTGTTGCAactgtggcagtgaaagggttacagatGGGATATCAGGATTACCGTGGATTCCAATGTTCAGTAATATTCCTTATCGCTTTTGCGTTATCTCTGGTACAGGGGGCACTGCCTAacgctgagtccccgctggtgctgggcgcgctcatgcttggagtgcgCTCCAAGcttgagcgccgggtgtcctatcAATTACGTGCGCgtgcgtggggggggagaggggggacattgagcgcgctggaaagttagatttttttgtttacataagcgccggtgagcgtgtgcccgcgcagcgctagcggggatgcagcctaaggcctcggccatgtttactgcttgctggcggaagcgtgctgacgcgcgctcccgctcagcactgagcccctgcagccgcaattagagcggctttagtaggggctcacctgcgcttctgcgcgcttgcggaagcgcaggtcttgggggaatttaaaattccctcgCTTGCCGgcacgacaggccggtcacgtgagcgtttcgcccaatgagggcgaaccagctccgtgacgtcactggcccgtccccggccagtgacgcgcccgcctcCGGCACGCCCCCTGATGCGCGTGCGGTAaacaaccgcaaggccagggaaagcacccgctttccctgagcctcagcgcgcaagcagggagcatggactcagccttagacttTCACTAGAGTGACACTGTGTCCTCATAGAGCCCTGCTGTGGGAAGGGTGTGTTATAAAGCCGTATTTTATTCATGTCTTGTAGAGAAGACTCTTGGGCTAAGCTCTATCCTGTGCCTGTTCATGTTGAGCAGCAGGCTCGGCCCTGCATGGTATTCACACTACTCCCATGGATTCCAGGCATTGCTTTACACAAGGTGAAGATGTGTGTGTATTGAGGACACCTCCACCTTGTATTCGTCCGCCGTTAGAATAACTGTATGCAGGCGCTGACTCTGCTGCAGCCTCAAGTCGGTGGTaaattcttgcatcccaaatattTCACTATCCACCCCCCACTTTTTAACCGCCTCCCTGCTTCTCGGGTGGATCGTACAAGTAGGATCATTTCTCATTTCACACAGATTTACAAAGGATTAGAAACTGGACATTTCCCATGTAGCATTTTGGACTCAAATCACTCGCTCTCTGCCACCTGTTTTAGTGACCCAGCCGTGTACGCACTTACATATAAATACTAGCAGCGTGTACCTGCCTGGGCCGAATGCACGTGTGCCATCTTTCACACCAGCTGTCACCCTGCTCCCCTCTGCGCCAGCATCCTGAGACttgtacaggggacacacactcatTCCCAGCTAATTTACATTACAATGCTGTGACATCTCCGACACTAGATCATGTGCCTGCAGAGGCTAAGGAGGCCTCCTCCGGGCTTGGAAGCAATGCATAGCCAGATGCTCGACTCGTCTTGCTTCCACTTCAGCTTTATTTCCACTGGAGTCACGAGTAACAGACCAACAAACCCCCTCCGTTTATCATGTGCTTTTATAAGTTGTGATGGAACCACATTTACAACATGTCACCTCCAGAAGGGGAGCTATGACCACCCCGTCCCTGCACATTCCTGTCCCGAAGGGGATTTCAAGCAATGGGGCCCTTCAATGGTGACCCGCGTGCCTTGTTTCTTTAACTCTTTTTCACCACTGGTGGATCGCTGGTGAAGGCTGAGCTGCCGCAGGCTTGTGCTGCCTGGTTTAAGGCATTGCGGGAGAGGTGGGTGTGGGTCTAATGGTAACCTAATGCCTGCTGTGTGCCAGGGCACTAATCTCAGAGGGCCCAGGTGCTGAATTCTTGGAAAGGGGAATTTTATATGGATCTGTAAGGCGACTTTGTGGATAGTATTAAAACATGTAAAAGCAGTTCCCcatcatacatatatatgtgtgtatgtatgtatacaaaacGCCCAAATACTGAACCCTTAGCCAACGATTGGCAGCAGCTCCACAATGGTAGAAGTGTCTCTTTGTACAAGGAGCACAGAAGTTTGATTATCGCAGGCTGGGGTAGGATTGCTGCTAGAGAGGGAGCATGAAACTCCTAGATCACTTTGCTGTATATATTTTAGTGATTACTTAACCCTACTATTGCCCAGCAATAATAAACTGCAACATCGGAATCGGACACGTCTCTTAAGGTCGAATGTCTTCGTCTCCAGGTCTCTCCAGCAGCGAACGCGTTATTATTTCTTCTCCTCTTGCCTTGCAACATATGTTCCCGTCACACTGTCAAATAATTCCCACTGATAACATGAGGCACAAACCTCTGCAATTCTCACAAGTAACCACGTGGTCAGACCAAACAAACAGCTTGAACAGAACAACTTCCTTAGCAGGACAAGAGCGCCCCAGTCTGTCATTTTGTCCCATCTTTGGCTTGATGGGGTTGTCTCTTTCGGTCctcgctggggggtgggggggggggggaggggtgtcagaCAGCCCCGTTCTCCTGCCGGGATTTGTGGACAGCAGATTGGGAAGCACTGAGTGAGGGGGCTAAAGTGCAGAGGAATCCAGAGAGGAGGGTGAGTCCCAGACCGCCCCAGGCACAGAACATTGACCAGCCGTAACCGTGGCTGATGTCCTCGGGCAGACCGTACACGTAGCGCGGATAACGTGATAACTCGAAGTTTATGCCGGCTACACAGGTGCAGAGGGAGATAATACAGCAGGTTCctgagggaagagagagtggtCACTACATGGACAACAGAGATACTTCCTTCGTCATGTCCTACcccaggggcagccaactccagtcctcaagggccaccaacaggtctggtttcaggatatccctgcttcagcacaggtggctcaatcaatccctgcttcagcacaggtggctcaatcaaagactgaagcagggatatcctgaaaaccggacctgttagtggcacgaggactggagttggcctcccgtGTAAATACATAGCATCCCACTGCATTGCTTCCTAATCTGACACTTTTCCGTTTCCCttccccctctggcagcaaaaggactGAACCATGGCTATATTATTCCGTGTTTTTCCCCTGTGCCTATCCCAAATATTTAGATTTGTATTTAAACCCAGCAGCCCATCTCTTATACCTGTCCCCGTATTATAAAGACAAATATCGCTGCCAGTAATGGGACCCTCTGGCTCTCCCTACAGATCTGTTCTTTCCAATATTGTAGCACGTCAGTGTCCCGATCTTATAAGGGGTAACTATTTTCAACAATGCCGGCAATTATTTCTGTGGTAAAGATGGTAGCTGAATAGGTTTCCAATTGCCTCAAACTTAATCCATTTCCATCCTGCCTCTGTGCCGGCCTCAAATTTATCTGCGCATTTGAGTCTTAACAGTTAATTTCCCAGTGCTTTAAGTGTAGGAGTGTTTGTTAATTGTCAAACAAATGTTTTATATtccccataaaaataaaaatcgtTCTATTTGTGCATCATAAGGAGAGCACGTCCAGTTTCAAAGTGAAATCCCTGGTTGCCATCCCATAAGGGGACTGAAATATTGGGGACGCTGTTGTATTTCACCCTTTCACATGGGTTCCCGCCTGAAAAGGTGGCTCGGTGTGTGATCTCTTTGTGAGGACAGTCAATGGCTGGTAATTAGACGATTCCAGCTGATCCCACATGAAACAAAGAACCCTTCTCTTACCTCCCATGAGGAAAAGCAGCCCCGCCACATACTGCATGAGGTCGTGCTGCTTACAGCAGCCCAGCACTCCGATCAACCACCCAAAGAGGATGATGGCGACGGCCATACCAATGAAGCCGGCAGTCATCCGACGCAgatctgcagggggggggggggggcggataatGAGAGACTGGTAGATATAGGGTGAGGGTGGTCAATtcctgtcctcaagggtcaccaacagttcaggtttcaggatatccctgcttcagcacaggtgcctcagtcaacgactgagccacctgcgctgaagcgggatagccttaaaacctgatctattggtggcccttggcgacccttgaggactggagttgggcactccTGATATAGGGTAACTCGTATGATGTGGTCAGTGGATACTCATTCTTGAGGGTGAGAGAggttatttatttatgaaatggCTAAAGTAGGACGGGGTTACACCTACAGAGAATAGGTTCATAGTCGGGCACCCATATGTGGGATAAGTCCCTCCGCCATGGTGATAGGTTCCTCTACATGAGATGGGGCGGTGTGTGCAGGAGACAGGGTAGCAGGTAGGGATTTGACTTACGCAGTGCGTGCCACTCATCTTGGCGGATGGTCTTGGTGACATTGATGGGCAAGTTGAGAGGCAAAGAGGACGACGTATAGTGATATCTGATAGAGGTGCAGCGCCCAACGATTCCTGAAACACAATGTAAAGAACCTGCCTCAGTATCACACACTTTACCccacccattatatgacacacagAGGCAACACAACTGCCCGCATCTACTTGGCACACACAAATCAACCCACAACCTGACTATTATTTCAACCACTACTCTACCCAAGGACATGGAATGACAAAGCAAAAGGAGACGGTATCCAAAGCTGGGAGTTTTACCCCGGACCTTTTTCATTCCTCCTGTGATCGTCGTTTCAATATTTAAGCCTGtcttttatttaaaaacattttttacagaATCTTGCAGGGAAAAGGtgcccctgccccgcagagcttacaatctatttttggtgcGCAGGGAGATTGGGTGACTTGACCAGAGCTGGCCCCGGAATGTTAACCggattcacccacttcaaaggcagtgtcaTTACTGTGCTCCCCCTTCAGCCCTTTCGTTGTTCATTGGGTACAAAATCTTAAGTTTGCACCATCTTATTTAACACGTTGAGTGCCGGAGAGGCTGCCGCGCCAGAGTCCCTTGGCCTCACTCCGGCACGACGCGGTCTCGGAGCGATCACATGATTGCAGTGTCACTGATGACGTGAACTGAGACCTCCTCCTCTTTTCCGCTGCTGGCTCCATCACGTTCTGCGCTGCACAGGAACGCAGAACGGGATCTCACCCTGAAAATTAGCCGAAAAAAGCCCATCCCAAAGCCATtatatcatgggacccctggggtgCCTGACACTATGACACAATGGCTATATCACAGGTCACTCAAAGAGTTAATTACAAACAAATGTAGCCAGCTGCGTGGACGCGCTATAATCGAAGCATGTTACAGATCAGGGGTGCtcactcccgtcctcaagggccaccaacagattaggttttcaggatatccctgcttcagcacaggtgactcaatcagtggcccagtctttgacATGTGCTAAAGCAGGCTCCATGACTGacccacccgtgctgaagcagggatatcctgaaaacctgacctgttggtggcctttgaggacttaagttggccgcccctggtataGAGATACTGTGAGGTTGCAGAAGTCATTCTCATTGCCTCTTGGCGTTATATAGTTTAATATTCTAAATGATGCACGAAGAAGCGGAGGTTTCCAGATGAGCCAGGGCAGAATTTGGCATGCCTACAATTTATGTTTATCATGGGACTAGGGTGAAAAAAAGTGGGGGTAGTGGATTACAGTGGATTAAAGGATCTACTCGTGGGTAGGAAAGCTTTGCTGGTATATTTAATTGCTAGAATGGAACACAAATGAAAGCATCAccttttttaacattaaaatgtCTGATTTAAGGCAGCTTTCGTGCTGCACGagaataggggaaaaaaaaaaaaagattatagcTTATTCCTGCAGCATTCTATGAACTATACAAATCAGAAGCTGGCAGTACAGTACCTGACACACTAaccaacatctacagtacctgacacactctacccaacacctacagtacctgacacactctacccaacacctacagtacctgacacactct contains the following coding sequences:
- the PSMC3 gene encoding 26S proteasome regulatory subunit 6A; amino-acid sequence: MASVWDEAEQDGVGEEVLKMSTEEIIQRTRLLDSEIKIMKSEVLRVTHELQAMKDKIKENSEKIKVNKTLPYLVSNVIELLDVDPNDQEEDGANIDLDSQRKGKCAVIKTSTRQTYFLPVIGLVDAEKLKPGDLVGVNKDSYLILETLPTEYDSRVKAMEVDERPTEQYSDIGGLDKQIQELVEAIVLPMNHKEKFENLGIQPPKGVLMYGPPGTGKTLLARACAAQTKATFLKLAGPQLVQMFIGDGAKLVRDAFALAKEKAPSIIFIDELDAIGTKRFDSEKAGDREVQRTMLELLNQLDGFQPNTQVKVIAATNRVDILDPALLRSGRLDRKIEFPMPNEESRARIMQIHSRKMNVSPDVNYEELARCTDDFNGAQCKAVCVEAGMIALRRGATELTHEDYMEGILEVQAKKKANLQYYA
- the LOC142464169 gene encoding transmembrane protein 178B-like, whose protein sequence is MRLLAGAGLCLALAALALLAVALCTDHWYETDARRHRDRCRKPGGKRNDPGYMYTPGQHLPLRGAHTRTTRGGELTPMGVRRISKLGDPVILNKGDPRLTGAHDPPPPPPPPLSRPYLAVDSHCSRRFNSTVSGLWRRCHREGFDKDTEQLILKGIVGRCTSIRYHYTSSSLPLNLPINVTKTIRQDEWHALHLRRMTAGFIGMAVAIILFGWLIGVLGCCKQHDLMQYVAGLLFLMGGTCCIISLCTCVAGINFELSRYPRYVYGLPEDISHGYGWSMFCAWGGLGLTLLSGFLCTLAPSLSASQSAVHKSRQENGAV